The Deinococcus koreensis genome window below encodes:
- the speA gene encoding biosynthetic arginine decarboxylase translates to MTATNPLNTPFTTVDAAELYQVPNWSGGWFRVSEKGAVEVTPSPGLHAPLRSIVDEIVERGESLPVILRFPQVITGRVKHLNESFQAAIQEYGYGGHYQGVFPIKVNQRRVVVESVAAAGYDYAHGLEAGSKAELALCLAQKMHPDALLCCNGFKDDGFIKLALWGRTLGKNVVITIEKYSELDRILKQAKALGVRPAMGVRFKLHARGSGQWEESGGDQAKFGLNAYELLRVVERLREEDMLDTLVMLHTHIGSQITDIRRVKVAVREATQTYAGLVAAGAQLKYLNVGGGLGVDYDGSKTTFYASMNYTVKEYAADIVYTVQEVCKARSVPDPVIVSESGRALTAHHAVLIMPVVDVTGPTRDLEDLAPADENSHQIVKDMEEILVNITGRNYRESYNDAVGDKQTLHNLFDLGYVTLPDRARGEALFNAILRKIAKLIQHEKYVPDELEDLQKVLADKYICNFSLFQSLPDNWAIQALFPIVPLDRLNEKPTRQATIVDITCDSDGKIEKFIDLRDVKATLPLHEPGDRPYYLGAFLMGAYQDVLGSAHNLFGKVSEAHVTVRPGGRFNIDLFVRGQKARRMIESMGYEEPMLRDAIEDQADAALKTKTLAPGQEQELLEDYGEELLGYTYLEYEES, encoded by the coding sequence GTGACTGCCACCAATCCCCTGAATACCCCGTTCACCACTGTCGACGCTGCCGAGCTGTACCAGGTGCCCAACTGGAGCGGCGGCTGGTTCCGCGTCTCCGAGAAAGGCGCCGTGGAGGTGACGCCCAGCCCCGGCCTGCACGCCCCGCTGCGATCGATCGTCGACGAGATCGTCGAGCGCGGCGAGAGCCTGCCCGTGATCCTGCGCTTCCCGCAGGTCATCACCGGGCGCGTCAAGCACCTCAACGAGTCCTTCCAGGCCGCCATTCAGGAGTACGGCTACGGCGGGCACTACCAGGGCGTCTTTCCCATCAAGGTCAACCAGCGCCGGGTGGTCGTGGAGTCGGTGGCTGCCGCCGGCTACGACTACGCGCACGGCCTGGAGGCCGGCTCCAAGGCCGAGCTGGCGCTGTGCCTGGCCCAGAAGATGCACCCGGACGCCCTGCTGTGCTGCAACGGCTTCAAGGACGACGGCTTCATCAAGCTCGCGCTGTGGGGCCGCACGCTGGGCAAGAACGTCGTCATTACCATCGAGAAGTACTCCGAACTCGACCGCATCCTCAAGCAGGCCAAGGCGCTGGGGGTGCGCCCGGCCATGGGCGTGCGCTTCAAGCTGCACGCGCGCGGTTCGGGGCAGTGGGAGGAATCCGGCGGGGATCAAGCGAAGTTCGGGCTGAACGCCTACGAACTGCTGCGGGTCGTGGAGCGGCTGCGCGAAGAGGACATGCTCGACACGCTGGTCATGCTGCACACCCACATCGGCTCGCAGATCACCGACATCCGCCGCGTCAAGGTCGCCGTGCGCGAGGCCACCCAGACCTACGCGGGATTGGTCGCGGCCGGCGCGCAGCTCAAGTACCTGAACGTGGGCGGCGGCCTGGGCGTCGATTACGACGGCTCCAAGACGACCTTCTACGCCTCCATGAACTACACCGTCAAGGAGTACGCCGCCGACATCGTGTACACCGTGCAGGAGGTGTGCAAGGCCCGGTCGGTGCCCGATCCGGTGATCGTCTCGGAGTCGGGGCGCGCCCTGACGGCCCACCACGCGGTGCTGATCATGCCCGTGGTGGACGTGACCGGCCCCACCCGCGACCTCGAAGACCTGGCGCCGGCCGATGAGAACAGCCACCAGATCGTCAAGGACATGGAAGAGATCCTGGTGAACATCACCGGGCGCAACTACCGCGAGTCCTACAACGACGCGGTGGGCGACAAGCAGACGCTGCACAACCTCTTCGACCTGGGCTACGTGACCCTGCCCGACCGGGCGCGCGGCGAGGCGCTGTTCAACGCCATCCTGCGCAAGATCGCCAAGCTGATCCAGCACGAGAAGTACGTGCCCGACGAACTGGAGGATCTGCAGAAAGTCCTGGCCGACAAGTACATCTGCAACTTCTCGCTGTTCCAGAGCCTGCCGGACAACTGGGCCATCCAGGCGCTCTTTCCCATCGTGCCGCTCGACCGGCTGAACGAGAAGCCCACCCGGCAGGCGACCATCGTGGACATCACCTGCGACAGTGATGGCAAGATCGAGAAGTTCATCGACCTGCGCGACGTGAAAGCCACGCTGCCCCTGCACGAGCCCGGCGACCGCCCCTACTACCTGGGCGCTTTCCTGATGGGCGCCTACCAGGACGTGCTGGGTAGCGCCCACAACCTGTTCGGCAAGGTCAGCGAGGCCCACGTGACCGTGCGGCCCGGCGGGCGCTTCAACATCGACCTCTTCGTGCGCGGCCAGAAGGCGCGGCGAATGATCGAGTCGATGGGCTACGAGGAACCCATGCTGCGCGACGCCATCGAGGATCAGGCCGACGCTGCCCTCAAGACCAAGACCCTGGCGCCCGGCCAGGAACAGGAACTGCTGGAGGACTACGGCGAGGAACTGCTGGGCTACACCTATCTGGAGTACGAGGAAAGCTGA
- a CDS encoding metallophosphoesterase: MNRQVLIVPDLHGRPDLLRAVLDRYPDAHLVCLGDAIDRGTRSMTTVDMLMELRAAGRATLLMGNHERMAQEGIKWYRRYQGTHDLGDYRRAMEGYQWWMRAGGDTVRSELGGLTLEKFPPALEAYLQDLKPVVYITADNVVHDEPPTTPSLLVAHASPPVHHPDHSTPNSAALWLRPFEGPFPMPPGVTYSVHGHTPVQSPARVGNHLYIDLGAHETGRLAVAEATPYGLPQITVLCGRGEPGKARKYPQFGEPIPVQVVELPGTATR, from the coding sequence ATGAACCGCCAGGTTCTGATCGTGCCCGACCTGCACGGGCGTCCCGATCTGCTGCGGGCCGTGCTCGACCGCTACCCCGACGCCCATCTGGTGTGCCTGGGCGACGCCATCGACCGGGGGACGCGCTCCATGACCACGGTGGACATGCTGATGGAACTCAGGGCCGCGGGCCGCGCCACGCTGCTGATGGGCAACCACGAGCGCATGGCGCAGGAGGGCATCAAGTGGTACCGCCGCTACCAGGGCACCCACGATCTGGGCGACTACCGCCGCGCCATGGAGGGCTACCAGTGGTGGATGCGGGCGGGCGGCGACACGGTACGCAGCGAACTGGGAGGCCTGACGCTGGAGAAGTTCCCCCCCGCGCTGGAGGCCTACTTGCAGGATCTCAAGCCGGTGGTGTACATCACGGCCGACAACGTCGTCCACGACGAGCCGCCGACCACGCCCAGCCTGCTGGTCGCCCACGCCTCGCCGCCGGTGCATCATCCGGATCACTCCACGCCGAACTCGGCCGCGCTGTGGCTGCGGCCCTTCGAAGGCCCCTTCCCCATGCCGCCGGGGGTCACCTACAGCGTCCACGGGCACACGCCGGTGCAGTCGCCGGCCCGGGTGGGCAACCACCTCTATATCGACCTGGGCGCCCACGAGACCGGCCGCCTGGCGGTCGCCGAGGCCACGCCCTATGGTCTGCCCCAGATCACGGTGCTGTGCGGGCGCGGCGAACCCGGCAAGGCCCGCAAGTACCCGCAGTTCGGCGAGCCCATTCCCGTGCAGGTCGTCGAGCTTCCGGGCACCGCGACCCGCTGA
- a CDS encoding metallophosphoesterase yields MTRSLTRRRFLRALTGGGLTLAAAGGLGVAQAQTLGLTSHTRPLPGLRAPVRVAFLSDLHFGLYVGPGQVRRWVEATMSARPDLILLGGDQLDRRADQGAADLLSELARLRAPLGVYGVWGNHDYGSFGRYASVYYGAARDDWSPRRSALEEEFRRSGVPILRNQGVTLRDDLHLGGVDDLWNGTPDVHRALAGAGERATILVSHNPDVLPDLPRPAGLVLSGHTHGGQVRLPLLGAPVVPSRYGQRYAMGWVEGAHATPAYVSRGLGTSGIPLRNLCPPEIVLLTLHPA; encoded by the coding sequence ATGACCCGTTCCCTGACCCGCCGCCGCTTCCTGCGTGCCCTGACGGGAGGTGGACTGACCCTCGCCGCTGCGGGTGGCCTGGGGGTCGCCCAGGCGCAGACCCTCGGCCTGACCTCCCACACCCGGCCCCTGCCCGGCCTGCGCGCCCCGGTGCGGGTGGCCTTCCTGAGCGACCTGCATTTCGGCCTGTACGTGGGGCCTGGGCAGGTGCGCCGCTGGGTCGAGGCCACCATGAGTGCCCGGCCCGACCTGATCCTGCTGGGCGGCGATCAGCTCGACCGCCGCGCCGACCAGGGCGCGGCCGACCTGCTCTCGGAACTGGCCCGGCTGCGCGCTCCGCTGGGCGTGTACGGCGTGTGGGGCAACCACGATTACGGCAGTTTCGGACGGTACGCCAGCGTCTATTACGGGGCGGCCCGCGACGACTGGAGTCCCCGGCGTTCGGCGCTGGAGGAGGAATTCCGCCGCTCCGGCGTCCCCATCCTCCGCAATCAGGGCGTGACCCTGCGGGACGACCTGCACCTGGGCGGCGTGGACGACCTGTGGAACGGTACCCCCGATGTGCACAGGGCGCTGGCGGGCGCGGGGGAGAGGGCCACCATCCTGGTCAGCCACAATCCGGACGTGCTGCCTGATCTGCCCCGGCCCGCCGGCCTGGTGCTGTCGGGGCACACCCACGGCGGTCAGGTGCGCCTGCCACTGCTCGGCGCGCCGGTCGTGCCCAGCCGCTACGGGCAGCGCTACGCGATGGGCTGGGTGGAGGGCGCCCACGCCACGCCCGCCTATGTCAGCCGGGGCCTGGGCACCAGCGGCATTCCGCTGCGGAACCTGTGCCCGCCCGAGATCGTGCTGCTCACCCTGCACCCGGCCTGA